The Oryza glaberrima chromosome 9, OglaRS2, whole genome shotgun sequence genome includes a window with the following:
- the LOC127784012 gene encoding tonoplast dicarboxylate transporter-like, translating into MDPRRSHWESSSEDVTRPLLPLHDDDGAAGRRSCAALRSLLANKYLAVASGPVACALICGLVDLGGHRAARNMLGVLAWVFLWWITDAVPLAVASMAPLFLFPVFGISSSDAVAKAYMDDVISLVLGSFILALAIEHYNIHRRLALNITSLFCGDPVKPPLLLLGICGTTMFISMWIHNTPCTVMMMPVATGILQRFPRVDGASSSASSAADAREVQRFSKAVVLGVVYASAIGGMATLTGTGVNIILVGMWSTYFPEQPPITFSSWMSFGLPLALVLFVALWATLCVLYCSKNTGRALSAYLDRSHLRRELSLLGPMAFAEKMVLAVFGGLIVLWMTRSLTDDIPGWGSLFHGEVGDGTVTIMMATLLFIIPSGKNDGEKLMDWGKCRRLQWNIILLLGAGFAIADGFRASGLTDILSEGLGFLRGAPALAIAPVACVFSGVITEFTSDDATATLVLPLLAELGKSIGVHPLLLMVPGAVGAQLSYLLPTGSPGNVVGFSTGYISIKDMVIAGTPLKIVGVAALTILLPTLGSVVFGMDQKL; encoded by the exons ATGGATCCGAGGCGCAGCCACTGGGAGAGCTCGTCGGAGGACGTGACGAGGCCGCTGCTCCCGctgcacgacgacgacggcgcggcgggccGGCGCTCCTGCGCCGCGCTGAGGTCGCTGCTCGCCAACAAGTACCTGGCGGTCGCGTCGGGCCCCGTGGCGTGCGCGCTGATCTGCGGCCTCGTCGACctcggcggccaccgcgccgcgcgcaaCATGCTCGGGGTGCTCGCCTGGGTGTTCCTGTGGTGGATTACCGACGCcgtgccgctcgccgtcgcgtccATGGCGCCGCTGTTCCTCTTCCCCGTGTTCGgcatctcctcctccgacgccgTCGCCAAGGCCTACATGGACGACGTCATCTCCCTCGTCCTCGGCAGCTTCATCCTCGCGCTCGCCATCGAGCACTACAacatccaccgccgcctcgctctcAAC ATCACGTCGCTGTTCTGCGGCGACCCGGTgaagccgccgctgctgctgctgggaaTCTGCGGCACCACCATGTTCATCAGCATGTGGATCCACAACACGCCGTGCACCGTCATGATGATGCCGGTGGCGACGGGGATCCTGCAGCGGTTCCCGCGCGTCGACGGGGCGTCGTCCTCGGCGAGCAGCGCCGCGGACGCGCGGGAGGTGCAGCGGTTCTCCAAGGCGGTGGTGCTCGGCGTCGTGTACGCGTCGGCGATCGGCGGGATGGCGACGCTGACGGGCACCGGGGTGAACATCATCCTGGTGGGGATGTGGTCCACCTACTTCCCGGAGCAGCCGCCCATCACCTTCAGCTCGTGGATGTCGTTCGGGCTCCCATTGGCGCTCGTCCTCTTCGTCGCGCTCTGGGCCACGCTCTGCGTCCTGTACTGCTCCAAGAACACCGGGAGGGCGCTCTCAGCTTACCTGGACAGGAGCCATCTCAGGAGGGAGCTCAGCTTGCTTG GTCCTATGGCTTTTGCAGAGAAGATGGTTCTAGCCGTTTTTGGG GGTTTGATTGTCCTATGGATGACGAGGAGCCTGACAGATGATATTCCTGGGTGGGGATCACTCTTCCACGGCGAAGTTGGGGATGGAACTGTCACT ATCATGATGGCGACGCTGCTGTTCATAATCCCGAGCGGCAAGAACGACGGCGAGAAGCTCATGGACTGGGGCAAGTGCCGGAGGCTGCAGTGGaacatcatcctcctcctcggcgccggctTCGCCATCGCCGACGGCTTCAGGGCGAGCGGCCTGACCGACATCCTGTCCGAGGGGCTCGGCTTCCTCCGCGGCGCGCCGGCGCTGGCCATCGCGCCCGTGGCGTGCGTCTTCAGCGGCGTCATCACCGAGTTCACCTCCGACGACGCGACCGCCACGCTGGTGCTCCCGCTGCTCGCCGAGCTGGGCAAGTCCATCGGCGTGCACCCGCTCCTCCTCATGGTCCccggcgccgtcggcgcgcAGCTGTCCTACCTGCTGCCCACCGGCTCGCCGGGCAACGTCGTCGGCTTCAGCACGGGCTACATCAGCATCAAGGACATGGTGATCGCCGGAACGCCCCTGAAAATTGTCGGGGTTGCAGCTCTCACCATCCTACTGCCAACGTTAG GATCCGTCGTCTTTGGCATGGATCAGAAGCTATAG
- the LOC127783921 gene encoding pirin-like protein: MTTSMEKPRQVVRKFLARPQHEGVGAVVRRSIGRFELRYFDPFLVLDEFSVSAPAGFPDHPHRGFETVTYMLEGAVTHEDFEGHRGTIKAGDVQWMTAGRGIVHSEMPAGPGTSRGLQLWVNLSSHNKMIEPGYQEIQSKDIASTTSDGVTVRVIAGQSMGARSPVRTRTPTMYLDFTVRPHAAARQPVCATWNAFAYVLEGEGVFGGGGGGDKAGAHHLLLLGQGDGVEVWNRSDKPLRFLLIAGEPIGEPVAQLGPFVMNTEEEIDMTINDFEFSINGFEKAKHWKSQALVALGLE; this comes from the exons ATGACGACGTCGATGGAGAAGCCCCGGCAGGTGGTGCGGAAGTTCCTGGCGCGGCCGCAGCACGAgggcgtcggcgccgtcgttcgccggagCATCGGGAGGTTTGAGCTGAGGTACTTCGATCCGTTCCTCGTCCTGGACGAGTTCTCAG TGTCTGCTCCGGCTGGGTTCCCTGACCATCCACACAGAGGTTTCGAGACCGTCACTTACATGCTCGAG GGAGCCGTGACGCACGAGGACTTCGAGGGCCACCGTGGCACGATCAAGGCCGGCGACGTGCAGTGGATGACGGCCGGACGCGGCATCGTGCACTCGGAGATGCCGGCGGGGCCCGGCACCTCCAGGGGCCTCCAGCTCTGGGTCAACCTCTCCTCCCACAACAAGAT GATCGAGCCGGGGTACCAGGAGATACAGAGCAAGGACATCGCGAGCACGACGTCGGACGGCGTGACGGTGCGGGTGATCGCCGGGCAGTCGATGGGCGCCCGGTCGCCGGTGCGCACGCGGACGCCGACCATGTACCTGGACTTCACGGTCCGCccccacgcggcggcgcggcagccggTGTGCGCGACGTGGAACGCGTTCGCGTACGTGCTGGAGGGGGAGGGcgtgttcggcggcggcggcggcggcgacaaggcCGGGGCgcaccacctgctgctgctcggccagggcgacggcgtcgaggtgTGGAACAGGTCGGACAAGCCGCTCCGGTTCCTGCTCATCGCCGGCGAGCCCATCGGCGAGCCCGTGGCGCAGCTGGGGCCCTTCGTCATGAACACCGAGGAGGAGATCGACATGACCATCAACGACTTCGAGTTCAGCATCAATGGCTTCGAGAAGGCCAAGCACTGGAAGTCTCAGGCGCTGGTGGCGCTGGGCTTAGAGTAG